Proteins encoded by one window of Blautia argi:
- the grpE gene encoding nucleotide exchange factor GrpE yields the protein MSEEKKEYNTMEEETISNKETEEILEEDDVKLAEEAVSKEEQEASAEEAEEKTDEKKGLFGKKKKDKKDEKIEELTDMVKRQMAEFDNFRKRTEKEKSAMYQVGAKEIVEKILPVVDNFERGLATVSEEEQVTPFAEGMLKIYKQLMTAFDEMGVKAIEAVGQEFNPDFHNAVMHVEDEEAGENVVVEEFQKGYMYKDSVIRHSMVKVAN from the coding sequence GTGTCAGAAGAAAAAAAGGAGTATAACACCATGGAAGAGGAAACCATTTCTAATAAGGAAACAGAAGAAATTCTGGAAGAAGATGATGTAAAACTGGCAGAAGAAGCTGTTTCCAAAGAAGAACAGGAAGCTTCCGCTGAAGAAGCGGAAGAAAAGACAGACGAAAAGAAAGGACTTTTCGGAAAAAAGAAAAAAGATAAAAAAGATGAAAAAATAGAAGAGCTTACAGATATGGTAAAACGCCAGATGGCAGAATTTGATAATTTTCGTAAACGTACAGAAAAAGAAAAATCTGCCATGTATCAGGTAGGAGCAAAGGAAATTGTAGAGAAAATCCTTCCGGTTGTGGATAACTTTGAAAGAGGACTGGCAACTGTATCTGAAGAAGAACAGGTAACACCTTTTGCAGAAGGAATGCTCAAGATTTATAAGCAGTTGATGACCGCTTTTGATGAAATGGGTGTAAAAGCCATTGAAGCAGTGGGTCAGGAGTTTAATCCGGATTTCCACAATGCAGTGATGCATGTGGAAGATGAGGAAGCAGGCGAAAATGTGGTTGTGGAAGAGTTCCAGAAAGGCTATATGTATAAGGATTCTGTTATTCGACACAGCATGGTAAAGGTTGCAAACTGA
- the uvrB gene encoding excinuclease ABC subunit UvrB, with translation MDHFELVSEYAPTGDQPQAIEQLVKGFKEGNQCETLLGVTGSGKTFTMANVIAKLNKPTLIIAHNKTLAAQLYGEFKEFFPNNAVEYFVSYYDYYQPEAYVPSSDTYIAKDSAVNDEIDKLRLSATSSLSERKDVIIVSSVSCIYGIGSPDDYQNMIISLRPGMEKDRDEVIRQLIDIQYDRNEMDFHRGTFRVRGDVLEIFPADYSDTAVRVEFFGDEIDRITEIDTLTGEIKRSLNHIGIFPASHYVVPIEKIRKAADAIEEELKERVDYFKSEDKLLEAQRISERTNFDIEMLKETGFCSGVENYSRHLSGLKPGQPPFTLIDYFGDDFLIIIDESHKTIPQIRGMYAGDQSRKQTLVDYGFRLPSAKDNRPLNFEEFEDKIDQILFVSATPGEYEENHELLRAEQIIRPTGLLDPKVEVRPVEGQIDDLIGEVHKEVEKGNKILITTLTKRMAEDLTEYMKDLGIRVKYLHSDIDTLERTQIIRDMRLNVFDVLVGINLLREGLDIPEITLVAILDADKEGFLRSEVSLIQTIGRAARNAEGRVIMYADVMTDSMRLAIDETMRRRALQEQYNREHGITPKTIKKAVRDLISISKAVAETEDKLMKDPESMSKKELEKLIGQVQKQMQTAAADLNFEMAAQLRDKMIELKKNLEELEK, from the coding sequence ATGGATCACTTTGAATTAGTATCAGAATACGCTCCAACCGGCGACCAGCCCCAAGCCATCGAGCAGCTTGTTAAGGGCTTTAAAGAAGGAAATCAGTGCGAAACTCTCCTGGGAGTCACCGGTTCAGGGAAGACTTTTACCATGGCAAACGTTATTGCCAAACTGAATAAACCGACGCTTATCATAGCGCACAATAAAACTTTAGCTGCCCAGCTCTACGGAGAATTCAAAGAATTCTTCCCGAATAATGCGGTTGAGTACTTTGTATCCTATTACGACTACTACCAGCCCGAAGCCTATGTCCCTTCCTCGGACACCTATATTGCAAAGGATTCTGCTGTCAATGATGAAATCGACAAACTCCGTCTTTCCGCCACCTCATCACTAAGTGAGCGCAAAGATGTCATCATTGTTTCCAGTGTTTCCTGCATCTATGGAATCGGAAGTCCTGACGATTATCAGAACATGATTATCTCTCTGCGTCCGGGTATGGAAAAAGACAGGGATGAGGTGATTCGTCAGCTTATTGATATTCAGTATGATAGAAATGAAATGGACTTTCACAGAGGAACCTTTCGTGTGAGAGGTGATGTGTTGGAAATTTTCCCGGCAGATTACAGCGATACGGCAGTGAGGGTGGAGTTTTTCGGTGACGAAATTGACCGCATTACAGAAATTGATACCTTAACCGGAGAAATCAAACGCTCTTTAAATCACATTGGAATTTTTCCTGCGTCGCATTATGTCGTACCCATAGAAAAAATCAGGAAAGCAGCTGATGCAATTGAGGAAGAATTAAAGGAAAGGGTAGATTATTTTAAAAGTGAAGACAAGCTTTTAGAAGCCCAGAGAATTTCAGAAAGAACCAATTTTGATATTGAAATGTTAAAAGAAACCGGATTTTGTTCCGGTGTGGAAAATTATTCCCGCCATTTGTCCGGGTTGAAGCCGGGGCAGCCTCCTTTTACTCTGATAGATTATTTCGGAGATGATTTTCTGATTATTATCGATGAGTCCCACAAAACCATACCTCAGATACGGGGTATGTACGCAGGTGACCAGTCCAGAAAGCAGACGTTGGTAGATTACGGTTTTCGTCTGCCATCGGCAAAGGACAACCGTCCTTTAAATTTTGAAGAATTTGAGGATAAGATTGATCAGATTCTTTTTGTATCCGCCACACCGGGGGAATATGAGGAAAACCATGAACTTCTTCGTGCAGAGCAGATTATCCGTCCAACAGGGCTGTTAGATCCGAAGGTAGAAGTGCGTCCTGTGGAGGGGCAGATTGATGATTTAATCGGAGAGGTGCATAAAGAGGTAGAAAAAGGCAATAAGATTCTCATTACCACGTTGACAAAGCGTATGGCAGAGGATTTAACGGAATATATGAAGGATTTGGGAATCCGGGTGAAATATCTGCATTCAGATATTGATACGCTGGAGAGAACTCAGATTATTCGGGATATGCGTCTGAATGTCTTTGATGTACTGGTGGGAATCAACCTTTTGAGAGAGGGGCTGGATATACCGGAAATTACCCTGGTAGCGATTTTAGATGCAGATAAGGAAGGCTTTTTGCGTTCAGAGGTTTCTTTGATTCAGACCATAGGACGTGCCGCCCGTAACGCAGAGGGACGGGTTATTATGTACGCAGACGTTATGACAGATTCCATGCGTCTTGCTATTGATGAAACCATGCGCCGCCGGGCGCTTCAGGAACAATATAACCGGGAGCATGGAATTACACCAAAAACCATTAAAAAGGCAGTTCGGGATCTTATCAGTATTTCAAAGGCAGTGGCAGAAACAGAGGATAAGCTGATGAAGGATCCGGAGTCCATGAGCAAAAAGGAACTGGAGAAGTTGATTGGACAGGTGCAGAAGCAGATGCAGACAGCTGCCGCAGACCTGAATTTTGAAATGGCAGCGCAGCTTCGTGATAAAATGATAGAACTTAAGAAGAACCTGGAGGAATTGGAGAAATAA
- the hrcA gene encoding heat-inducible transcriptional repressor HrcA produces the protein MEVISELDERKRKILKAIIQTYLETGEPVGSRTISKYTDLNLSSATIRNEMSDLEELGYIVQPYTSAGRIPSDMGYRLYVDELMKEKEKETAEIKELMIEKTDKMEKVLKQVVKVLASNTNYATMITGPTYHRNKLKFLQLSRVSENQLLAVVVVEGNLVKNHIIDLKEPMDDETVLKLNLLLNTQLNGLSIEEINLAMISRLKEQAGIHSAVIGSVIDAVAQAIAPDEEEMEIYTSGATNIFKYPELADTSKASELISAFEEKQALVEFVKDTAEPEDGKEKTGIQVYIGNESPVKTMKDCSVVTATYDLGEGMQGTIGIIGPKRMDYENVVDNLKTLKNQLDNIFKKT, from the coding sequence ATGGAAGTCATAAGTGAACTGGACGAGAGAAAACGGAAAATTTTAAAAGCTATTATCCAGACTTATTTGGAAACCGGTGAACCAGTTGGTTCCAGAACCATTTCCAAGTACACAGATTTGAATCTTAGCTCCGCGACAATACGGAATGAGATGTCAGATTTGGAGGAGCTGGGTTACATTGTTCAGCCCTATACTTCAGCAGGACGGATTCCTTCGGACATGGGTTATCGTCTTTATGTTGATGAACTTATGAAGGAAAAAGAAAAAGAAACAGCAGAAATTAAAGAGCTGATGATTGAGAAGACTGACAAAATGGAAAAGGTATTAAAGCAGGTTGTAAAAGTGCTGGCATCAAATACCAACTATGCGACCATGATTACAGGTCCTACTTATCATCGAAATAAGCTGAAATTTCTGCAGCTTTCCAGAGTCAGCGAAAACCAACTGCTGGCAGTTGTAGTAGTAGAAGGAAATCTGGTAAAGAATCATATTATTGATTTAAAAGAGCCAATGGACGATGAAACCGTACTCAAATTAAACCTTCTGCTGAATACACAGTTAAATGGACTTTCTATTGAGGAAATTAATCTGGCAATGATTTCCAGACTGAAAGAGCAGGCCGGCATTCACAGTGCGGTCATCGGCAGTGTGATTGATGCTGTTGCACAGGCGATTGCCCCGGATGAAGAAGAAATGGAAATTTATACCAGCGGGGCAACCAATATATTCAAATATCCTGAGCTGGCAGATACCTCAAAGGCAAGTGAGCTGATTTCCGCTTTTGAAGAAAAACAGGCACTGGTGGAATTTGTAAAAGATACGGCAGAACCCGAAGACGGAAAAGAAAAAACAGGAATTCAGGTTTATATTGGAAATGAAAGCCCGGTAAAAACTATGAAGGACTGCAGTGTCGTGACTGCAACCTATGATTTGGGAGAGGGTATGCAGGGTACAATCGGGATCATAGGACCAAAGAGAATGGATTATGAGAATGTAGTAGACAATCTGAAAACTTTAAAGAATCAGTTGGATAATATATTTAAGAAAACATAG